The Lactuca sativa cultivar Salinas chromosome 2, Lsat_Salinas_v11, whole genome shotgun sequence genome includes a window with the following:
- the LOC128132078 gene encoding E3 ubiquitin-protein ligase SINA-like 10: MNQEVDMVPLEVVDSDSDSNSDPQRLEAEDKGADGVPEVAGEAIPIVATDPDLLNCSICHYPLCTPIFLCDDGHTSCYTCLIRSENKCPSCSVPKGFKHCRGMEKLIASLRVECKNKKFGCQEILMNHKRAKHENICPHTLCFCPDSSCGLAASCKLLYNHFSRHHSAIQFVYNAVFNLRVETTQKHVILQERNEKVIFIVNHDVVGHGRVFNVDCVGPDTFKNGFVYRLTVKSMDACLSMECVPEVSTKWKEHTPDNNYLTIPSRITGFGLQVCIKKAQKESWSFKGNGF; the protein is encoded by the exons ATGAACCAAGAGGTGGATATGGTTCCCTTGGAAGTGGTGGATTCCGATTCCGATTCAAATTCCGATCCTCAACGACTTGAGGCGGAAGACAAAGGGGCAGATGGTGTACCGGAGGTTGCAGGTGAAGCAATTCCGATTGTGGCCACCGATCCAGACTTGCTAAATTGCAGTATCTGTCATTATCCGTTGTGTACGCCGATCTTCCTG TGTGATGATGGGCATACATCATGCTATACTTGCCTAATCCGTTCAGAGAACAAGTGTCCTTCATGCAGCGTTCCAAAGGGCTTTAAGCATTGTCGAGGAATGGAAAAGCTGATAGCATCACTGCGAGTAGAGTGCAAGAACAAGAAGTTTGGATGCCAAGAGATATTGATGAACCACAAGAGAGCCAAGCATGAAAACATATGTCCGCATACATTATGTTTCTGTCCTGATTCCTCCTGCGGCTTGGCCGCTTCTTGCAAGCTCCTGTACAACCATTTCAGTCGCCATCACTCTGCTATTCAATTCGTCTACAATGCCGTCTTCAATCTTCGTGTTGAAACAACCCAGAAGCACGTCATTCTTCAGGAACGGAATGAAAAGGTTATCTTCATCGTCAACCATGATGTTGTAGGACATGGAAGAGTCTTCAATGTCGACTGCGTAGGACCAGACACATTTAAGAATGGTTTTGTGTATCGGCTGACTGTGAAATCCATGGACGCATGTTTATCGATGGAGTGTGTACCCGAAGTCTCCACAAAGTGGAAGGAACATACTCCTGATAACAACTATTTAACCATCCCATCTCGTATAACGGGATTCGGCCTGCAAGTGTGCATCAAGAAAGCTCAAAAAGAGTCATGGTCTTTTAAAGGAAACGGATTTTAG
- the LOC128132426 gene encoding protein ALP1-like — protein MLGSLDCLNCAWENCPTAYHVQFTRGNHGHPTVILEAVASQDMRIWHAFFGSPGSINDINILNRSPIFNNIYDGSAPDSSFQVRGTPYKYGYYLVDGIYPEYVVFVKSFIAPHGSRRKKFKRAQERARKDVERAFGALKKRWFILKKPAAYLGEEKLQEIMYTCLILHNMIIEDEGRAICAFDEEETIPETQPIEIGGEEYINKRAEIFCTETFHNLRNDLVEHIYEVQIINLNLDQPDDPEDEFSEKDFM, from the coding sequence ATGCTAGGAAGCTTAGATTGTCTCAATTGCGCATGGGAAAATTGCCCTACAGCATATCATGTGCAATTTACCCGAGGTAATCATGGTCACCCAACAGTCATACTTGAAGCAGTTGCATCACAAGATATGAGGATTTGGCATGCTTTTTTTGGTTCTCCTGGTTCGATTAACGACATCAACATTCTTAATCGTTCACCAATATTTAACAACATATACGATGGATCCGCACCAGATTCTTCTTTTCAAGTGCGTGGAACGCCATATAAGTATGGTTATTATCTGGTCGATGGAATCTATCCTGAGTATGTTGTGTTTGTTAAATCGTTTATAGCTCCACATGGTTCTAGACGAAAGAAATTCAAGAGAGCTCAAGAAAGAGCTAGGAAGGATGTTGAACGTGCTTTTGGAGCTCTGAAGAAACGGTGGTTCATATTGAAAAAACCAGCAGCTTATTTAGGCGAGGAAAAACTTCAAGAAATCATGTATACATGTCTTATATTGCATAACATGATTATTGAAGACGAAGGAAGAGCGATATGTGCGTTTGACGAGGAAGAAACCATACCAGAGACACAGCCAATAGAAATTGGTGGGGAAGAGTATATAAACAAGAGAGCAGAGATATTTTGTACTGAAACATTTCACAATCTTCGCAATGACTTGGTGGAACACATTTACGAGGTTCAAATCATTAACCTTAATTTGGATCAACCGGATGACCCCGAAGACGAGTTCTCGGAGAAGGACTTTATGTAG